gtgacatttttcttttttttgcatgcaattattttcttttatttatttttaaataatatgcaataaagtatttttatttgattttgttaatttttatattttattttaaatatttttctccaattCATGCAATCATGTCTTAttctttcatttcaaaatactgtattatttgccattattttccaccactacaatttttttttcattcactcaTCTTCTGTCTTCTCTCAAGTGTCGCGGGGGTGcttgagtctatcccagctaataaCTTACAAGGTTCCTCTTGAACTGACTGCCAGCCAGTCAcagttatgtgtgtgtgttattattatatttgttaTTTAATATTAATCATAGATTAACGCAATTgatcaatccatttggactagcCCTATTGGATTGGACATACATTGACGTCAATATCACTGCAATGTTTCGTCCTTTTCTGCCAGTTCAGttcttttactaactaccacagcacatacAATAGTCTGAGAAGTTTCATGACGTCCCGCCTCGTCATCGGCTTGGACGAGACTTCCCCAACTCAGACGGCGGGTAGACGTGATCAGCTAAAATGTGATGTTGAGCCACATGCGGTTGAGTCATAGTCAACCTTACTTGATTTACAACCGGTGTTTCAGTCACGGTAGCTAGCTACATATACATGTCGGCGCAAGATGCAAGTGCCTACGGGCCCAATGACAAACTGACTGTTTGTCACTCTTGTACTTTGCTTGGGGAAATTGAGAATTCTAGCTTAAAGGCATTGATTTATCTGATACGGGCCTTTTTCTCCCCATGATGTTGATTGGCCacaatatatttattgttttttcatgttctagggttgtggggggtgctggagcctatcccagctgacttcgggccagaggtgggggacaccttgaattgggggatagccaattgcagggcagggCAACTGTAAATCCACGTGGGTCTCGGCGTCCCACTGTGGCGGCTCCGAGTACTGCAGTAGTCCAACcagtaaaacaaaatgtatttggttATTGGACAGGATGTCCAGGTGAAGGTGGACTGACATGGAGCCAGCGTGGAACTGCAGCTCTCGCTGCGACTCCCCACTATGTCTCGGCATCTCGGGGGTCCAAAGGGAAGACAGCATGGAGGTGCTTCAGAGACTCTGCAGTCTTACTCGggtaaaaagttgtttttttcaattgaaattttCAGTAATGTAGGCCATTAACACAAGGAAATGTCCAACAATTTTGATCAGGTAGTGCAAACGAATGCAATGACAAACTGATTACTAGTACATATTTCTTGggcaaaattgtcttttttaaaaacaatttaatgacattcattttaaaatataaggtggcggtcattatttttttgaaaatatattgttattccaaaaataatagGAAGAGACCCATAGTATACTCTCTGCTCTCTGATTCTCGTATATTTAGTGTGTAAAAGTCATAATAAATGTTCAATTGATTTAAACTGGTTGGTCTGGGTGTGAGGGCCAGTGAAGGGCTCCCCGGTCCAAATTGATAAGATGTCTTTTGCGATCGATTGCAGCCAACGATTAATGCCCAATCGTCATAATGTATGTGTTTGAAAAGATGGTGGCGACCCCCTCAAGACGCCGGCTTTCGTGGGTGATGAGCGCAGTGGTGTGGACGCTGCTGTCCTGTGGCATTCTGCTTGCCTTTTGCTTCCTGCTCTTCACATTGCGTTGCAAAAACAACAGGTAGCCACACTAACAAGTTTATGACCAATAGGCAGAGGATATAAAATACAATGGAAAACATACTACATGTTGGTTAATGCCTTCCAATAGGAATATCGTTGTCTGCCAAGATAGAATAATAAAgaagataaaaacaagaaaaataaaccaATGTTCTCATAAGTAGGAggcaaatacaatacaaatgaatagtatactatagtatacatttttaaatgaatagtatactatactatacattGGTATCTACAGGTGAATgttgaaattaaatgaaaactGATACCAGTACATCAATTATATAATCAATGAAAATacaaatcatttaataaaacattacatgtataaaatactgaaatatatcttaagaaaaatcattacaGTATTCGTTCTATTTAGTTGAATGttgaaatatgtgtatatagatTGGTGGCATGGCGGCTGAGTAGTTAaggctcacagtgggggacctgggttcaaatccaggtcgctctaccagtgtggagtttgcatgttctccccatgcctgtgtaggttttctccgggtactccggtttcctcccacattccaaagacatacatggtaggatgattggacactctaaattgcctctagttacgagtttgagcgtgaatggttgtccgtctacttgtgccctgcgattggctgaagGCATTCaacatgtttattaaaattgaaataaaatattgaaatcgatattatttaataagtgaTTACTGAAATAATAGCTTTAGTTTTTGATCATGCATGATGATAATTTCATTATTGCTTGAATGATGTATTTATTGACTTGATTGTGGCACTGCCATTCCTCCTTATCAAACAGTCTTTTTGTCTTTACCTTAGAATAGTGAAGATGTCCAGTCCTAACCTGAACATCCTGAGTCTCTTAGGAAGCGTCCTCACGTACACCAGCGGCTTACTGTTTGCCGTTGATACGCCACCACACCCTCATACCGAAGTATCTACAGCCGTACTACACGTAAGTATTGCTCTCCCATTGATGAAAATCTACTCCAGATCCTTATACTAGTCCACTTCCTTCTCCCAGGCCCGGGTTTGGACCCTCTGTCTGGGCAGCACCATGGTGTTTGGACCCATTTTAGGAAAAACCTGGCGACTCTATAGAGTCTTCACACAGAGAGTTCCTGACAAGAGAGTGGTATGAGTTATGGTGTTTTGTAGGGATGCTTTGCAAAGCTCCCcttgcatatatgtataaaattcCCCCCTAAAATGCCCCAATTTATTTGCAATTTAAAGGATTGCTcttttactattttattttttatttattacaggaaaaaaagaaacaggaacTTTTTAACAATACAATATAACCAAGAGTGAGGGAAGGAACATATGTTGTAGTAAAtgaaaccttttaaaaatgccATTCGGGAAACaatgatgttatttttatttgttttaaatgatgtTCTTCAAACTGCATCTTCCTGTAcgaaagtatttttaaaaacatctcAGCTGGGATACTGTAAATTTCATCTGGAATTCCTTATAGGTTATTAAGACTGTTTATTGGAGCAATGTCTTACAGTGCTTTTAATTGCTCATTTCTGCCAATATGCATatttaaaattcacatttattGGGTTGTCACCCTGTGTAAAAAAAGTCatcaatcatattttttgaaGCCATTTTGCATCCTTTTGATGATTGGAAATATCGAAATCTGATCTTGTCAACTTGATAACATTCAAAATATTGGACCTCCAGCACCATTAATTCTAACTGACGAGTTAACAaggaagtgatgcaaaaatgccacaaaattACCAGATTTTCTGGCACATATGCCATATTTGTCACAAAaagaaatgatgactaaatcaaAAGTACGGCTTAtgtgtgcacaaattagacttgacgtgCACGAAACTACAAgttgacaaagacgaaacgctataacgcaagacaatgtggccgatatggCCATTTAtctcaaaatagagaaaggataaacaaataaaacgcttaacaaaatggaatggacgtctattgctatCAGTGGAAGGCAATAATTATATCTATGTCCTTTGTCAGATCATCAGAGACATTCAGCTTATGGCCATGGTAGCGGTCTTGATTGTGGCCGATCTACTAGTCCTGAGCGTCTGGAACCTCTCGGACCCCATCCGCTGTTCCCGATCGCTCAATGCCATCGTTAAAGTGGAGAAGGATGTCTCCTATTCTTTGTCCCTGCTGGATTCCTGTTCTTCCATGTACTCGGATCTGTGGGTTTTCATTATCGTCCTTAAAAAGGTAGGTTATTGAACTCCCTCTCTTCAAATTATAGGGCTAATTGGGgtcaaaatgtatgttttgtatttttcatccaGTTTTGTTCAGGTTGGGGGAGTTTATCAATTGAGCTTGactgagtttttattttatatgtatatatttttgtatttattttttttatttatgtataattCTGTTAGGTTAGTATATTTGCTTCCGTTAGATCAGTGTATTTATTCTTCATTCTTCTTGAAATCATTGTAGTTTTAGTAGAATGGAATAGTGGGTGGTGGTTAGCAAAACTGCTTCATAGTTCTGACCTCGAGGGTTCAACCTCTGATGGGTTCCAATCTTcctatgtggaatttgcatattttccctctgtgggttttctttgggtactctggtttcctcccaaatcccaaaaacattcatggtaagcaggttgaacactctaaattgcctgtcTCCtggtgctctgcgattggctggcgaccatggtgtcccccgcccaCTGCCCGAACTTGTCTCCTGCACCCCAGCacacttatgaggataagcgttaCACAAAATGAATATACAGTGAATGCATGAATctttattaacatatttttttaaaaatacagtacaatataatatttaaagtaccatattttccgcactataaggtgcaccagattataaaacacagtagcagaagtagtagtggttatgctagtagtagtagtagggaattgtgttatacatccacaagatgtagtagtagttgttagGAATTATGTTATGCATCAATTAAATAtagctaaagggaatttcatataatgatgaacctatattgatccatatataaggcgcaaagACAGATTTTTAGAAAGTTTAGAAAGTTGAGGTAGATGAGCTTTATAGTACACGGTATAAATAAATGTAGAGTATTtggtttttagtgtttttttatggtGCAAATTTAAAGACTACAATCACAAACCTACTCTCAAGAATATATactagtgtgtttttttttaatttccacaTTCACATCTTCCTCCCTATTTTAAATTCCCCCTTTCTCCTACCTATTTTCCTTTTCCATTTATTCAGGGGTGTCTGCTGCTGTACGGAACTTACCTGGCGGGTCTGACTAATGACGTGAGCCGGCCTCCGGTCAACCAATCTCCCACCATTCTCACAACAGCATTACTGGTCACCTTTTGCTCGGGCGTGGCCATCCCTGTGTCGCTCTTGATGCCGGCTTGGCCCAACGTGGTCTGCGGCACGGTGGCCGGTGCCATTTTTATTTGCACGCTGGCCACCGACTGCATGCTTTTTGTACCCCAGGTAGGAAATCTGAACAATACGAGAACTATTCTTTGACTTTGACTCCCTCCGCTATTACTTAAATGATCAGCTCACCGAGTGGCGGTATTTTGAGGAGGATCACAACAATGCCAGTCAGATGGCCAAGTACTTCAGCAGCCCTGCCAAGAGCCAGCAATCAGTCTATAGCCAGGATGAGATCTACTTCCTTCTCGGGGAAAACAACTCTATGAAGAAGCTCCTCAATGAGGTACTAGACTGGACAGTTACTTCCAGatagattggatgtcaatgTTCCTTAAttgtagccaatgagttaatgagaATTATCTTTATTTACGAATaatattcattccttttctgaactgcttaatccTTACCAGGGTTTTGGGGGTGCTTGTgcttaataaatgaatattgcAGTCTTTATTCATTTCAAGATTAATATCAGTGAATATGAATACATTCACAAATAATTCCTGAGTTTCAATCACTTAATGAtgcaaaaagggaaaacaaaagggtGCAAGAAGCTAAAACAACAACTCACAACTAGTATCCTCCTACGGGTGAAGGATTACAGTGTGTAATTATGAACAATCACCTCAGCACATAAGGATTTTTATAAGCCAATGCACAGCAAGATTTAACTTGATGTTACtattctcatttttattttttttagaagaacgCTGTGATCGACAGCCTGCAAGAGCAGGTGAGCAATGCCAAAGACAAGCTTCTCCTCTTGGTGTCGGCCAGTCACGAGTCAGGAGAGCAGGAGGCAGACGACGTCCAGTCGTCCTCTATTCAAGCCACTCAACTCCAGACCGCTCACCTTCTAACCTATCAGAGCAACGACAAGTCTGATTTCTCGCCTTTGGCTCCTGATTCTTCGTCATCGGGTGGTCCGCGATCATTTGACTGTCCCCCTATTTTAGCTTTATCTCCAAATTCTGGAAAAATGAATGGAGATCCTTCCAATGCTATTACAGAAACACCCCCCAAGCCTGGGGGTTGTCTTAGGACAGCAACAGAAACTGCTAATTTTGTAACCTCTTTCCAATCCCCTGGACTTTTGGACCATTTTGAAACGTTGAGCAACAGACCAACATCCCCCTCAGAACCGAACGTCAAACCGGCCGGTTTTGTCAGTAGCGAGAAACTGCAGGAGATCCTCCAAGAACTTAGTATTGACACCGTTTTGGAAACTGTCCTAAAATCTGCAAGGAGTCCTTCCCACAGTAGATTTACCGAGAACTCTTCGTTCTCTCCAATTTCTCTCCGTTCCTCTCATCCTCCTCCGATCTTCAGATACCCCAGCATCTCCCCCTATGCCATGAGGAAACGTCGACCACCCTTCAACCCGCGTAGACGTAGACGGTTCCAAACCAGTTGTCGGCACCCTGAGAGGGTCGCATCGAAAGGTGGCAACATTGAGGATTGTACTGCACTGCGGGTTCCTGACTGCCATTCTGAAGTGCAAGATGGGGATGTTAGCAGTTTGCCATCAAAATCTAGCAGATGTTCTCCAGACCCGTTTGACGTAGAGACAACGGGTGACACTCAGGAACCTTGTAGGTACTGGGAATCAGACTCCAGCAGCTCTACAGACTACTGTTTCTATCACCGACCCTACTGCGACTCGTGCTTACAACGAGGCTCGCTCTTGACCACGGACTCCTCAGACTCTTCCGACAGTGAGTACGAAAGTAACGATCTTTATCGTTCTGCTCGTCCAGTCGTGTTCAAGGAAGACCTAAAACCCACATTCGTGTAAAAaccttttatgttttttatttattttaatgtaattaatttGAAGATGGTGAGGTtaatgtgtcggcctcacatctctggggtcctgggttcaaatccagttcggttcccctgtgtggagttttcatgttctccccaggcctgggtgggttttctccgggtactccggttctggtaggctgattggacactctaaattgcccctaagtatgagtgtgagcatgaatggttgtttg
Above is a window of Stigmatopora nigra isolate UIUO_SnigA chromosome 11, RoL_Snig_1.1, whole genome shotgun sequence DNA encoding:
- the gpr156 gene encoding putative G-protein coupled receptor 156, producing the protein MEPAWNCSSRCDSPLCLGISGVQREDSMEVLQRLCSLTRMVATPSRRRLSWVMSAVVWTLLSCGILLAFCFLLFTLRCKNNRIVKMSSPNLNILSLLGSVLTYTSGLLFAVDTPPHPHTEVSTAVLHARVWTLCLGSTMVFGPILGKTWRLYRVFTQRVPDKRVIIRDIQLMAMVAVLIVADLLVLSVWNLSDPIRCSRSLNAIVKVEKDVSYSLSLLDSCSSMYSDLWVFIIVLKKGCLLLYGTYLAGLTNDVSRPPVNQSPTILTTALLVTFCSGVAIPVSLLMPAWPNVVCGTVAGAIFICTLATDCMLFVPQLTEWRYFEEDHNNASQMAKYFSSPAKSQQSVYSQDEIYFLLGENNSMKKLLNEKNAVIDSLQEQVSNAKDKLLLLVSASHESGEQEADDVQSSSIQATQLQTAHLLTYQSNDKSDFSPLAPDSSSSGGPRSFDCPPILALSPNSGKMNGDPSNAITETPPKPGGCLRTATETANFVTSFQSPGLLDHFETLSNRPTSPSEPNVKPAGFVSSEKLQEILQELSIDTVLETVLKSARSPSHSRFTENSSFSPISLRSSHPPPIFRYPSISPYAMRKRRPPFNPRRRRRFQTSCRHPERVASKGGNIEDCTALRVPDCHSEVQDGDVSSLPSKSSRCSPDPFDVETTGDTQEPCRYWESDSSSSTDYCFYHRPYCDSCLQRGSLLTTDSSDSSDSEYESNDLYRSARPVVFKEDLKPTFV